The Nocardioides humi genome includes a region encoding these proteins:
- a CDS encoding response regulator yields MSEPTEPIRVFLVDDQDLVRAGFRMLIDSQPGLTVVGEAGDGGQALERLAVTRCDVVLMDVRMPRLDGVEATRRLAERPDPPQVIVLTTFDLDEYAFAAIRAGAAAFLLKDATPETLLDAIRTVHAGDSVVAPSTTRRLLEHFATALPDPDGAAGAPAPDHRLDALTERERETLVLVGRGLSNAEIAAEFVVSEATVKTHIGRLLAKTGSRDRVQLVVLAYETGLVRP; encoded by the coding sequence GTGAGCGAGCCGACCGAGCCGATCCGGGTGTTCCTCGTCGACGACCAGGACCTGGTCCGGGCCGGGTTCCGGATGCTCATCGACAGCCAGCCCGGGCTCACCGTGGTCGGCGAGGCCGGGGACGGCGGGCAGGCGCTCGAGCGGCTCGCCGTGACCCGCTGCGACGTCGTGCTGATGGACGTGCGGATGCCCCGCCTCGACGGCGTGGAGGCCACCCGGCGGCTGGCCGAGCGGCCCGACCCGCCGCAGGTGATCGTGCTGACGACCTTCGACCTCGACGAGTACGCCTTCGCCGCGATCCGCGCCGGCGCCGCCGCCTTCCTGCTCAAGGACGCCACCCCCGAGACGCTGCTCGACGCCATCCGCACCGTCCACGCCGGCGACTCCGTGGTCGCCCCCAGCACCACCCGGCGGCTGCTGGAGCACTTCGCCACCGCCCTGCCCGACCCGGACGGAGCCGCCGGCGCACCCGCCCCCGACCACCGCCTCGACGCTCTCACCGAGCGCGAGCGGGAGACCCTCGTCCTCGTCGGCCGCGGCCTCTCCAACGCCGAGATCGCGGCCGAGTTCGTCGTCTCCGAGGCCACGGTGAAGACCCACATCGGCCGGCTGCTCGCCAAGACCGGCTCCCGCGACCGCGTCCAGCTCGTCGTGCTGGCCTATGAGACGGGTCTGGTCCGGCCGTGA
- a CDS encoding DUF4177 domain-containing protein: MTKWEYQVAPVLNHAAAQILNNFGSDGWELVAILPGQGGNDVAYFKRPVQD; the protein is encoded by the coding sequence ATGACCAAGTGGGAGTACCAGGTGGCGCCCGTCCTCAACCACGCCGCGGCGCAGATCCTCAACAACTTCGGCTCCGACGGCTGGGAGCTGGTCGCGATCCTGCCCGGGCAGGGCGGCAACGACGTCGCGTACTTCAAGCGGCCGGTCCAGGACTGA
- a CDS encoding RidA family protein, whose translation MATPEERLAELGLSVPDVVPPVAAYVPATRSGDYVYTAGQLPMRDGALMATGKVGGEVSAEDAYACARQCALNAIAAISSVAGDLSRVRIVKVVAFVASTPDFTGQPGVANGASELFGEVFGEAGVHARSAVGVPVLPLDAPVEVEVIAEVRA comes from the coding sequence ATGGCGACCCCCGAGGAGCGCCTCGCCGAGCTCGGCCTGAGCGTCCCGGACGTGGTGCCGCCGGTGGCGGCGTACGTCCCGGCGACCCGCAGCGGCGACTACGTCTACACCGCCGGCCAGCTGCCCATGCGGGACGGCGCGCTGATGGCGACGGGCAAGGTCGGCGGCGAGGTGAGCGCGGAGGACGCCTACGCCTGTGCGCGGCAGTGCGCGCTCAACGCGATCGCGGCGATCTCCTCGGTCGCCGGAGACCTGAGCCGGGTCCGGATCGTGAAGGTCGTCGCGTTCGTGGCGTCCACGCCCGACTTCACCGGCCAGCCCGGGGTCGCCAACGGCGCGTCGGAGCTGTTCGGCGAGGTGTTCGGGGAGGCGGGCGTGCACGCGCGCTCCGCGGTCGGCGTACCCGTGCTGCCGCTGGACGCGCCCGTCGAGGTCGAGGTCATCGCCGAGGTGCGCGCGTGA
- a CDS encoding NUDIX hydrolase: MTRIPLPPVPLPEGFADLAAEYADGRREAAVPRDAATVVLQRAGADGRPEIYLLRRHTTMDFAGGMCVFPGGGVDPRDDDHAVAWAGPTPAEWAARLGATEDVARALVCAAVRETFEESGVLLAGTSADSVVADTTGDDWEADRLALESHELSMTDFLDRRGLVLRTDLLGIWSGWLTPVFEPKRFRTWFFVARLPEGQITRDVSTESVEVTWIGAAEAADRADRGELGMLPPTYLTCLEVGTLGDVDAVMAASRDRTVTMFTPEVEPLGDGFTLSMPDQLRPLVAARRG; the protein is encoded by the coding sequence GTGACCCGCATCCCGCTGCCCCCGGTGCCGCTGCCCGAGGGCTTCGCCGACCTCGCCGCGGAGTACGCCGACGGGCGGCGCGAGGCCGCCGTGCCGCGCGACGCCGCCACGGTGGTGCTGCAGCGTGCAGGGGCCGACGGCCGGCCGGAGATCTACCTCCTGAGGCGGCACACGACGATGGACTTCGCCGGCGGGATGTGCGTCTTCCCCGGCGGCGGGGTCGACCCGCGGGACGACGACCACGCGGTGGCGTGGGCGGGACCGACGCCGGCGGAGTGGGCGGCCCGGCTCGGCGCGACCGAGGACGTCGCGCGCGCCCTGGTCTGCGCCGCGGTCCGGGAGACCTTCGAGGAGTCCGGCGTCCTGCTCGCCGGGACCTCCGCCGACAGCGTCGTCGCCGACACCACCGGCGACGACTGGGAGGCGGACCGCCTCGCACTGGAGTCGCACGAGCTGTCGATGACCGACTTCCTCGACCGCCGCGGCCTCGTGCTCCGCACCGACCTGCTCGGGATCTGGAGCGGCTGGCTGACCCCGGTGTTCGAGCCGAAGCGCTTCCGCACCTGGTTCTTCGTGGCCCGCCTGCCCGAGGGGCAGATCACGCGCGACGTGTCGACGGAGTCGGTCGAGGTGACCTGGATCGGCGCCGCCGAGGCCGCCGACCGGGCCGACCGTGGCGAGCTCGGCATGCTGCCGCCGACGTACCTCACCTGCCTGGAGGTCGGCACCCTCGGCGACGTCGACGCCGTGATGGCCGCGAGCCGGGACCGCACGGTCACCATGTTCACGCCGGAGGTCGAGCCGCTCGGCGACGGGTTCACGCTCTCGATGCCCGACCAGCTGCGGCCCCTGGTCGCCGCACGACGGGGCTGA
- a CDS encoding MBL fold metallo-hydrolase has protein sequence MGETWTGGLYGDRGRCVLAPNPGIMTLDGTNTWVLREPGSGRSIVVDPGPLHDDHLDAVAAVAGQVEAVVVTHHHVDHTEAARSFAERMGCGVRGLDPAQCWRSDPLTDGEVLSVGGLDVEVLATPGHTTDSISLLVEADGALLTGDMVLGRGTTVIVHPDGDLGSYFDSIARMRSLVTDGRVGSLWPAHGPVLPDAAGVLDHYLVHRRERLAQVESALERLGLAPAQLPPDVAEHPTLPRQVVEVVYADVDEALWGAAESSVRAQLAYLAAR, from the coding sequence GTGGGGGAGACCTGGACCGGAGGGCTGTACGGCGACCGCGGGCGCTGCGTGCTCGCCCCGAACCCCGGCATCATGACCCTCGACGGCACCAACACCTGGGTGCTGCGCGAGCCTGGCTCCGGCCGCTCGATCGTGGTCGACCCCGGCCCGCTGCACGACGACCACCTCGACGCCGTCGCCGCGGTCGCCGGCCAGGTGGAGGCCGTCGTCGTCACCCACCACCACGTCGACCACACCGAGGCGGCCCGCTCGTTCGCGGAGCGGATGGGCTGCGGCGTCCGCGGGCTCGACCCGGCGCAGTGCTGGCGCTCGGACCCGCTCACCGACGGCGAGGTCCTCTCCGTCGGTGGGCTCGACGTCGAGGTGCTCGCCACCCCCGGCCACACCACCGACTCGATCTCGCTGCTGGTGGAGGCCGACGGCGCCCTGCTGACCGGCGACATGGTCCTCGGCCGCGGCACGACCGTGATCGTCCACCCCGACGGCGACCTCGGCTCGTACTTCGACTCCATCGCCCGGATGCGATCCCTCGTCACCGACGGCCGGGTCGGCTCGCTCTGGCCGGCCCACGGCCCGGTGCTCCCCGACGCCGCCGGCGTCCTGGACCACTACCTCGTCCACCGCCGCGAGCGCCTCGCCCAGGTCGAGTCCGCGCTCGAACGGCTCGGGCTCGCCCCCGCCCAGCTGCCGCCCGACGTCGCCGAGCACCCCACCCTGCCCCGGCAGGTCGTGGAGGTCGTGTACGCCGACGTCGACGAGGCCCTGTGGGGCGCCGCCGAGTCGTCGGTCCGGGCCCAGCTGGCGTATCTCGCTGCTCGCTGA
- a CDS encoding Crp/Fnr family transcriptional regulator, which yields MDNDVLRQAPLFSALDDEAMAALRTSLATTRLRRGEVLFHEGDSGDKLYVVLEGKVKLGRTSSDGRENLLAIMGPGQMFGELSLFDPGPRSATVTCVTDAEFASLSHEDLLRWLEGRPVVARGLLAQLAARLRKANDVVADLVFSDVPGRVAKALLDLADRFGRTADDGVHVHHDLTQEELAQLVGASRETVNKALADFASRGWLRLEPRSVVILDMERMSRRAR from the coding sequence GTGGACAACGACGTACTCCGTCAGGCGCCACTGTTCAGTGCCCTCGACGACGAGGCCATGGCAGCGCTGCGCACGTCCCTGGCGACCACGCGCCTCCGGCGCGGCGAGGTGCTGTTCCACGAGGGCGACAGCGGCGACAAGCTGTACGTCGTCCTCGAGGGCAAGGTGAAGCTCGGCCGCACGTCCTCCGACGGGCGCGAGAACCTGCTCGCGATCATGGGCCCCGGGCAGATGTTCGGCGAGCTCTCCCTCTTCGACCCGGGCCCGCGCTCGGCGACCGTCACCTGCGTGACCGACGCCGAGTTCGCCTCGCTGTCCCACGAGGACCTGCTGCGCTGGCTCGAGGGCCGCCCCGTCGTCGCCCGCGGGCTGCTCGCCCAGCTCGCCGCCCGGCTGCGCAAGGCCAACGACGTCGTCGCCGACCTGGTGTTCTCCGACGTCCCCGGCCGGGTCGCCAAGGCACTGCTCGACCTCGCCGACCGCTTCGGCCGGACCGCCGACGACGGCGTCCACGTCCACCACGACCTCACCCAGGAGGAGCTCGCCCAGCTGGTCGGCGCCTCCCGCGAGACGGTCAACAAGGCGCTGGCCGACTTCGCCTCGCGCGGCTGGCTGCGGCTGGAGCCGCGCTCGGTCGTGATCCTCGACATGGAGCGGATGTCCCGCCGCGCCCGCTGA